A single genomic interval of Xyrauchen texanus isolate HMW12.3.18 chromosome 48, RBS_HiC_50CHRs, whole genome shotgun sequence harbors:
- the LOC127639757 gene encoding ras-related protein Rab-3B-like isoform X1, with protein sequence MATADQRFGQRDGSDQNFDYMFKLLIIGNSSVGKTSFLFRYADDSFSNSFVSTVGIDFKVKTVYRNDKRVKLQIWDTAGQERYRTITTAYYRGAMGFILMYDITNEESFNAVQDWATQIKTYSWDNAQVILVGNKCDMDEERVVPFEKGKHLADQLGFEYYEASSKENINVRQVFEHLVDIICVKMSERVDTDPSMVTGAKTTRLTDKPPQLPQNCC encoded by the exons ATGGCAACAGCAGACCAGCGCTTTGGACAGAGAGATGGATCTGATCAAAACTTTGACTACATGTTCAAACTCTTGATCATTGGCAACAGCAGTGTGGGAAAGACTAGCTTCTTATTCAGATATGCAGATGACTCCTTCAGCAACTCCTTTGTCAGTACTGTCGGCATCGACTTTAAGGTGAAGACAGTTTATAGGAATGATAAGAGAGTGAAACTCCAGATATGG GATACAGCTGGACAGGAGCGGTACAGAACTATTACTACAGCTTACTATAGAGGAGCCATGGGCTTCATCCTCATGTATGACATCACAAATGAAGAGTCTTTTAATGCAGTCCAGGACTG GGCAACACAGATTAAGACCTATTCTTGGGATAATGCTCAGGTGATATTAGTGGGAAACAAATGTGATATGGATGAGGAGAGAGTGGTTCCATTTGAGAAGGGCAAACACTTAGCTGACCAGTTAG GGTTTGAATACTACGAAGCAAGTTCCAAGGAGAACATTAACGTTAGACAAGTGTTTGAGCACTTAGTTGACATTATCTGCGTAAAGATGTCGGAAAGAGTCGATACTGATCCATCCATGGTCACTGGTGCCAAAACCACCCGGCTAACCGATAAACCACCACAGCTACCTCAGAATTGTTGCTGA
- the LOC127639757 gene encoding ras-related protein Rab-3B-like isoform X2 gives MATADQRFGQRDGSDQNFDYMFKLLIIGNSSVGKTSFLFRYADDSFSNSFVSTVGIDFKDTAGQERYRTITTAYYRGAMGFILMYDITNEESFNAVQDWATQIKTYSWDNAQVILVGNKCDMDEERVVPFEKGKHLADQLGFEYYEASSKENINVRQVFEHLVDIICVKMSERVDTDPSMVTGAKTTRLTDKPPQLPQNCC, from the exons ATGGCAACAGCAGACCAGCGCTTTGGACAGAGAGATGGATCTGATCAAAACTTTGACTACATGTTCAAACTCTTGATCATTGGCAACAGCAGTGTGGGAAAGACTAGCTTCTTATTCAGATATGCAGATGACTCCTTCAGCAACTCCTTTGTCAGTACTGTCGGCATCGACTTTAAG GATACAGCTGGACAGGAGCGGTACAGAACTATTACTACAGCTTACTATAGAGGAGCCATGGGCTTCATCCTCATGTATGACATCACAAATGAAGAGTCTTTTAATGCAGTCCAGGACTG GGCAACACAGATTAAGACCTATTCTTGGGATAATGCTCAGGTGATATTAGTGGGAAACAAATGTGATATGGATGAGGAGAGAGTGGTTCCATTTGAGAAGGGCAAACACTTAGCTGACCAGTTAG GGTTTGAATACTACGAAGCAAGTTCCAAGGAGAACATTAACGTTAGACAAGTGTTTGAGCACTTAGTTGACATTATCTGCGTAAAGATGTCGGAAAGAGTCGATACTGATCCATCCATGGTCACTGGTGCCAAAACCACCCGGCTAACCGATAAACCACCACAGCTACCTCAGAATTGTTGCTGA
- the LOC127639906 gene encoding podocin-like — MEKKAESPHHSSRSGRVKEPSSSTKDTKTKAAKSVKLQEPHIRKERKKPEVPKVEERVEAKEEVKVISSSTVVNVDSVRERIKEEQEELLGLLETEGHGEGLKKRYLGVCELILVVFVLSVVIFFFPLSIWFCLKIVREHERAVIFRLGHLLQRKPRGPGLIFCLPFLDVCQIVDIRLKMLKIPSHTVVTKDLVCTEVSAVCYYHIENVSVCYSSFAAVPAVLQALAQVSIREILAHYAFTDILLNRKLMAQKIQVSLDSITCRWCIKVERAEIEEISLPPELQHNFAIEAEARRQAQIKLIAAEGEKAACEALKTSVESLSGSPLVIHLRILQLLHSLRSEQPAVVLNIPPEVLSQSIDLTSLTRTANQSLTTGDASEESAKDSPMM; from the exons ATGGAGAAAAAGGCAGAAAGCCCTCATCATTCTTCAAGATCTGGGAGAGTAAAGGAGCCATCATCTTCCACTaaagacacaaagacaaaagcgGCCAAATCTGTGAAGCTCCAAGAGCCCCACataaggaaagagagaaagaaaccaGAAGTGCCAAAGGTAGAGGAGCGAGTTGAAGCCAAGGAGGAGGTTAAAGTCATCTCCAGCAGCACTGTCGTTAATGTAGACAGTGTGAGGGAACGAATTAAAGAGGAGCAGGAGGAGTTATTAGGGTTATTGGAGACTGAGGGACATGGAGAAG GCTTGAAGAAGCGATACCTTGGAGTTTGTGAGCTTATTCTTGTCGTTTTTGTCCTTTCTGTGGTTATTTTCTTCTTCCCTCTTTCGATTTGGTTCTGTCTGAAG ATTGTGAGAGAACATGAGAGAGCGGTGATATTTCGACTGGGGCACCTATTGCAAAGAAAACCCAGGGGCCCAG GGTTAATTTTTTGTCTCCCATTTCTGGACGTGTGCCAAATAGTGGACATTCGTCTGAAAATGTTGAAGATCCCATCTCATACG GTGGTGACCAAAGATCTAGTGTGCACTGAAGTGAGTGCGGTATGTTACTACCATATCGAGAATGTGTCTGTTTGTTACTCGTCGTTTGCTGCTGTTCCAGCCGTGTTACAGGCATTGGCCCAGGTCTCAATCAGAGAGATACTGGCCCATTATGCCTTCACTGATATTTTACTAAACAGGAAACTGATGGCCCAGAAGATTCAG GTTTCTTTAGATTCTATTACTTGCCGATGGTGTATCAAGGTGGAAAGAGCAGAGAT AGAGGAAATCAGTCTTCCGCCTGAGCTTCAACACAACTTTGCTATTGAGGCTGAAGCAAGAAGACAGGCACAAATCAAA TTAATCGCTGCAGAGGGAGAGAAGGCAGCTTGTGAGGCTCTAAAGACCTCAGTGGAGTCTCTCTCTGGGTCTCCGCTGGTCATCCATCTTCGAATTTTGCAGCTACTGCACAGTCTGCGCTCTGAGCAACCAGCTGTGGTCCTCAACATACCTCCTGAAGTCTTGAGCCAATCCATTGACCTCACCAGTTTAACCAGAACAGCTAATCAAAGCCTTACCACAGGTGATGCCTCAGAAGAGAGTGCTAAAGACTCCCCTATGATGTAA